The following are from one region of the Rhizobacter sp. AJA081-3 genome:
- a CDS encoding nitrogen fixation protein NifZ, whose protein sequence is MIEPREPKYQWGQPVVAAIDLYNDGSLPDAPQEDILLIVAGGPGEIVQIGHHDEANVPIYLVDFGVVVLGCLEEEIAPMAEAMA, encoded by the coding sequence ATGATCGAACCGCGCGAACCGAAGTACCAATGGGGCCAGCCGGTCGTGGCCGCCATCGACCTCTACAACGACGGCAGCTTGCCCGATGCGCCGCAGGAAGACATCCTGCTCATCGTCGCCGGCGGCCCCGGCGAGATCGTGCAGATCGGCCACCACGACGAGGCCAACGTGCCGATCTACCTGGTCGACTTTGGCGTGGTGGTGCTCGGCTGCCTGGAAGAAGAGATCGCGCCGATGGCGGAGGCGATGGCGTGA
- a CDS encoding 2Fe-2S iron-sulfur cluster-binding protein yields the protein MSTLTINPGAITADVAEGTNLLQAILAAGGKLVSKCGGEAKCGACHVFVTEGRKGLSKMTPVENAKLDTIIGVGSKSRLACQASLLGTEAVTVELLGALSG from the coding sequence ATGAGCACGCTCACCATCAACCCCGGCGCCATCACGGCCGACGTCGCAGAAGGGACCAACCTGCTGCAAGCCATCCTCGCCGCCGGCGGCAAGCTCGTCAGCAAGTGCGGCGGCGAAGCGAAATGCGGCGCCTGCCACGTGTTCGTCACCGAAGGCCGCAAGGGCCTGTCGAAGATGACGCCGGTGGAGAACGCCAAGCTCGACACGATCATCGGCGTGGGCAGCAAGTCGCGCCTGGCCTGCCAGGCGAGCCTGCTGGGCACTGAGGCGGTGACGGTGGAGTTGCTCGGGGCGCTGTCGGGCTGA
- a CDS encoding iron-sulfur cluster assembly accessory protein, with protein sequence MLQPKVTVTPAAEKFMRRMVRFSATPAGGFRLTVAPGGCSGYTSEFTVEPAPQGGDSELAVNGLRVFLPAESRLLLDGVTVDFADTPLQSGLTFVNPNAEACGCSTAGESKPPAQATVSLSSIKRL encoded by the coding sequence ATGCTGCAACCCAAGGTGACGGTCACGCCCGCGGCCGAGAAGTTCATGCGCCGCATGGTGCGTTTCTCCGCCACGCCGGCCGGCGGCTTCCGCCTCACGGTCGCGCCGGGCGGCTGTTCGGGCTACACCTCCGAGTTCACCGTCGAGCCGGCCCCGCAGGGCGGCGACAGCGAGCTGGCCGTCAACGGCCTGCGCGTCTTCCTGCCCGCCGAGAGCCGCCTGCTGCTCGACGGCGTGACGGTCGACTTCGCCGACACGCCGCTGCAATCGGGCCTGACCTTCGTGAACCCGAACGCGGAAGCCTGCGGCTGCTCGACGGCCGGCGAGAGCAAGCCGCCGGCGCAGGCCACGGTGTCGCTGTCGTCGATCAAGCGGCTCTGA
- the nifT gene encoding putative nitrogen fixation protein NifT — MKVMIRKTSTGALSAYVPKKDLEEPIVAQELEGLWGGTITLANGWLLALPEMAVGTSLPITVEARRLSGGD, encoded by the coding sequence ATGAAGGTGATGATCCGCAAGACTTCGACCGGCGCCCTGTCGGCCTACGTGCCGAAGAAGGACCTGGAGGAGCCGATCGTCGCGCAGGAGCTCGAAGGCCTGTGGGGCGGCACGATCACGCTGGCCAACGGCTGGCTGCTCGCGCTGCCGGAGATGGCGGTGGGCACCTCGCTGCCGATCACCGTCGAGGCGCGTCGCCTTTCCGGCGGGGATTGA
- a CDS encoding 4Fe-4S binding protein: MALKIIASMCTACSACEPECPNVAIREKGGTFIIDPAKCTECEGHFDAPQCIAVCPVDGCIKKV; this comes from the coding sequence ATGGCCCTGAAGATCATCGCCTCCATGTGCACCGCCTGCTCCGCCTGCGAGCCGGAATGCCCCAACGTCGCCATCCGCGAGAAGGGCGGCACCTTCATCATCGACCCGGCCAAGTGCACCGAGTGCGAAGGCCACTTCGACGCGCCGCAGTGCATCGCGGTGTGCCCGGTCGATGGCTGTATCAAGAAGGTATGA
- a CDS encoding nitrogen fixation protein NifZ, translated as MPDIARDDDVIEIAHPPRFEMGERVISRSVVRNDGTYNGRDIGEVLVHKGEVGFVRSIGTFLQQFYIYAVEFTDSGHRVGMRAKELCTLDHLPEEVLAQLGERAAQLDSLR; from the coding sequence ATGCCTGACATCGCCCGCGACGACGACGTCATCGAGATCGCCCACCCGCCGCGCTTCGAGATGGGCGAGCGCGTGATCAGCCGCAGCGTGGTGCGCAACGACGGCACCTACAACGGCCGCGACATCGGCGAGGTGCTGGTTCACAAGGGCGAGGTCGGCTTCGTGCGCTCGATCGGCACCTTCCTGCAGCAGTTCTACATCTATGCCGTCGAGTTCACCGACAGCGGCCACCGCGTGGGCATGCGCGCCAAGGAACTCTGCACGCTCGACCACCTGCCCGAGGAGGTGCTCGCGCAGCTCGGCGAGCGCGCGGCACAGCTCGATTCCCTTCGCTGA
- the nifB gene encoding nitrogenase cofactor biosynthesis protein NifB → MSNTAFVSIGDLKRGRQALSPVAQILETAASGGCSTSGGEGKASCGSSGGPDDMPAEIWEKVKNHPCYSEEAHHHYARMHVAVAPACNIQCNYCNRKYDCSNESRPGVVSQKLTPDQAVKKVVAVASEIPQMTVLGIAGPGDALANPKKTFDTFRMLQEQAPDIKLCLSTNGLALPQMVDEICKYNIDHVTITINMVDPEVGAKIYPWIFWEHRRVTGIEAATILHKQQMLGLEMLTARGVLTKINSVLIPGINDEHLYEVNREVKKRGAFLHNIMPLISEAEHGTVFGLTGQRGPSAQELKAVQDACMGGANLMRHCRQCRADAVGLLGEDRSEEFTLDKIDAMEVVYDLDKRRAYQEKVEVERAAQHEAKLAALDAVQADDGVDADMKVLVAVATEGHGKVNQHFGHATEFQIFEVSKAEALFVGHRRVDLYCQGGYGEDEQLPSIVGAINDCHAVLVSKIGACPRDELTAAGIEPVDAYAHEFIEKAALSWFAGYRERIARGEITHQPRGDARIRQGAFTAAA, encoded by the coding sequence ATGAGCAACACAGCGTTCGTATCGATCGGCGATCTCAAGCGCGGCCGCCAGGCTCTGAGCCCGGTCGCACAGATCCTCGAGACCGCCGCGAGCGGTGGCTGCTCCACGAGCGGCGGCGAGGGCAAGGCCAGCTGCGGTTCGTCCGGCGGCCCCGACGACATGCCCGCGGAGATCTGGGAGAAGGTCAAGAACCATCCCTGCTACTCCGAAGAGGCACACCACCACTACGCCCGCATGCACGTGGCTGTCGCGCCGGCGTGCAACATCCAGTGCAACTACTGCAATCGCAAGTACGACTGCAGCAACGAGTCGCGCCCCGGCGTCGTCAGCCAGAAGCTCACGCCTGACCAGGCGGTGAAGAAGGTCGTCGCGGTGGCCAGCGAGATCCCGCAGATGACCGTGCTGGGCATCGCCGGCCCGGGAGACGCGCTGGCGAACCCGAAGAAGACCTTCGACACCTTCCGCATGCTCCAGGAGCAGGCCCCGGACATCAAGCTGTGCCTGTCGACCAACGGCCTGGCGCTGCCGCAGATGGTCGACGAGATCTGCAAGTACAACATCGACCACGTCACCATCACCATCAACATGGTGGACCCGGAGGTCGGCGCGAAGATCTACCCGTGGATCTTCTGGGAGCACCGGCGCGTCACCGGCATCGAGGCCGCGACCATCCTGCACAAGCAGCAGATGCTGGGCCTGGAGATGCTCACCGCGCGCGGCGTGCTCACCAAGATCAACTCGGTGCTGATCCCCGGCATCAACGACGAGCACCTCTACGAGGTGAACCGCGAGGTCAAGAAGCGCGGCGCCTTCCTGCACAACATCATGCCGCTGATCAGCGAGGCCGAGCACGGCACGGTGTTCGGGCTGACCGGCCAGCGCGGCCCGAGCGCGCAGGAGCTGAAGGCCGTGCAGGACGCCTGCATGGGCGGCGCGAATCTGATGCGGCATTGCCGGCAATGCCGCGCTGATGCGGTCGGACTTCTTGGCGAAGACCGCAGCGAGGAGTTCACGCTCGACAAGATTGACGCGATGGAGGTCGTCTACGACCTCGACAAGCGCCGCGCCTACCAGGAGAAGGTGGAGGTCGAGCGTGCCGCGCAGCACGAGGCCAAGCTGGCCGCGCTGGATGCCGTGCAGGCCGACGACGGCGTCGATGCCGACATGAAGGTGCTCGTGGCCGTCGCCACCGAAGGCCACGGCAAGGTCAACCAGCACTTCGGCCACGCCACCGAGTTCCAGATCTTCGAGGTGAGCAAGGCCGAGGCGCTGTTCGTCGGCCACCGCCGCGTCGACCTCTATTGCCAGGGCGGCTACGGCGAGGACGAGCAGCTGCCGTCCATCGTCGGCGCGATCAACGACTGCCACGCCGTGCTGGTCTCGAAGATCGGCGCCTGCCCGCGCGACGAGCTGACGGCCGCCGGCATCGAGCCGGTCGACGCGTACGCGCACGAGTTCATCGAGAAGGCCGCGCTGTCGTGGTTCGCGGGTTACCGCGAGCGCATCGCGCGCGGCGAGATCACCCACCAGCCGCGCGGCGACGCGCGCATCCGGCAGGGCGCATTCACCGCCGCCGCCTAG
- a CDS encoding SIR2 family protein, producing the protein MSFATLNDLPAAVIEGLEAGTLAPYLGPGLLALCNGSTPPADPVALAGVLTARVSVPGKIKNRLTAAAQFIENFKHRKTLVKAMDEAFAAQAVPSPLHRWLAALPAPIIVDTWYDDTMRTALVAAAGNWAEVQGLSQSEHFGTWTGWYDAAGASLPDAAAPRTVLYKPWGGHAPAGNYLVSDSDFVEVLTEIDIQTPIPALVQQRRAALGFVFLGCRFNDQLPRAFARQVMKRSAGPHYAVLAEEPTRMEARFFAEQGITRIAIPLADAAAALCGAALPA; encoded by the coding sequence ATGAGCTTCGCCACCCTGAACGACCTGCCCGCCGCCGTGATCGAGGGCCTCGAGGCCGGCACGCTCGCACCCTACCTCGGGCCGGGGCTGCTGGCGTTGTGCAACGGCAGCACCCCGCCGGCCGACCCGGTGGCGCTGGCCGGGGTGCTGACTGCCCGCGTGTCGGTGCCGGGCAAGATCAAGAACCGCCTCACCGCGGCCGCGCAGTTCATCGAGAACTTCAAGCACCGCAAGACGCTGGTGAAGGCGATGGACGAGGCCTTCGCCGCGCAGGCCGTGCCCTCGCCGCTGCACCGCTGGCTGGCGGCGCTGCCGGCGCCGATCATCGTCGACACCTGGTACGACGACACGATGCGCACGGCGCTGGTCGCTGCCGCGGGGAACTGGGCCGAGGTGCAGGGCCTGTCGCAGAGCGAACACTTCGGCACCTGGACGGGCTGGTACGACGCTGCCGGCGCCAGCCTGCCAGACGCCGCCGCGCCGCGCACGGTGCTCTACAAACCCTGGGGCGGCCATGCCCCGGCCGGCAACTACCTGGTGTCGGACAGCGACTTCGTCGAGGTGCTCACCGAGATCGACATCCAGACGCCGATCCCCGCGCTCGTGCAGCAGCGCCGCGCTGCGCTCGGCTTCGTGTTCCTCGGCTGCCGCTTCAACGACCAGCTGCCGCGCGCCTTCGCGCGCCAGGTCATGAAGCGCTCGGCCGGCCCGCACTACGCCGTGCTGGCCGAGGAGCCCACGCGCATGGAGGCCCGCTTCTTCGCCGAGCAGGGCATCACCCGCATCGCCATCCCCCTGGCCGACGCCGCGGCCGCGCTGTGTGGCGCGGCGCTGCCGGCCTGA
- the infA gene encoding translation initiation factor IF-1: MAKEELIEMQGIVNEILPDLRCRVTLENGHQLVAYTSGKMRKNHIRILAGDNVSLELSPYDLSKGRITFRHLVRNGQPSTPRRSF; the protein is encoded by the coding sequence ATGGCCAAGGAAGAACTCATCGAGATGCAGGGGATCGTCAACGAGATCCTGCCCGACCTGCGCTGCCGCGTGACGCTGGAGAACGGCCATCAGCTGGTGGCCTACACCTCCGGCAAGATGCGCAAGAACCACATCCGCATCCTGGCCGGCGACAACGTGTCGCTGGAGCTCTCGCCCTACGACCTGAGCAAGGGCCGGATCACCTTCCGGCACCTGGTGCGCAACGGCCAGCCGAGCACGCCGCGCCGCAGCTTCTGA
- a CDS encoding cysteine desulfurase family protein produces MSSPVYLDHNATTQPAPEVIAEMVDAMQRAWANPSSTHAPGQAARRLLADARARVANFLGAQASEVVFTSGATEANHMAVLGALASSRGRLRRRLVLSAVEHPGLLALAQRLADEGVPVDLIRVDAQGRLDLDHARALIRDDVSLVSVMGANNETGVCMPIAALAELARAHGAWLHVDATQLAGKSNLSFAASGADLMSVSAHKLAGPKGVGALLVRKGLPLAPLISGRQERHRRGGTENLPGIAGFAAACELAGATLAADIERIRGLRERLEQGLLRGLPGTHLYGAQTERLPNTACLRFADLAAEPVLARLERAGVVASSGAACSAGGTQPSHVLLAMGESAAQAKSGVRFSLGRETSAADIDAALDAVQHALVPLLDPQPLAA; encoded by the coding sequence ATGAGCTCGCCCGTCTACCTAGACCACAACGCGACGACGCAGCCTGCGCCCGAAGTGATCGCGGAGATGGTCGACGCGATGCAGCGGGCCTGGGCCAACCCCTCGTCCACGCATGCGCCAGGTCAGGCGGCGCGACGCCTGCTTGCGGACGCCCGGGCGCGGGTGGCGAATTTCCTCGGTGCGCAGGCCTCCGAAGTGGTCTTCACCAGCGGCGCGACCGAGGCCAACCACATGGCCGTGCTCGGTGCGCTGGCCAGCTCGCGCGGCCGGCTGCGCCGGCGCCTGGTGCTGTCGGCCGTCGAGCACCCCGGCCTGCTCGCGCTCGCGCAGCGCCTGGCCGACGAGGGCGTGCCGGTCGACCTCATCCGTGTCGATGCGCAGGGCCGGCTCGACCTGGACCACGCCCGCGCGCTGATCCGCGATGACGTGTCGCTGGTCAGCGTGATGGGTGCGAACAACGAGACCGGCGTGTGCATGCCCATCGCAGCATTGGCCGAACTGGCGCGTGCCCACGGTGCCTGGTTGCACGTCGATGCCACGCAGCTCGCCGGCAAGTCGAATCTGAGTTTCGCAGCCAGCGGCGCCGACCTCATGTCCGTGTCGGCGCACAAGCTCGCCGGGCCCAAGGGGGTCGGTGCGCTGCTCGTTCGCAAGGGCCTGCCGCTGGCGCCGTTGATCTCGGGCCGCCAGGAGCGGCACCGCCGCGGCGGCACCGAGAACCTGCCCGGCATCGCCGGCTTCGCCGCCGCCTGCGAACTCGCCGGGGCCACGCTGGCCGCCGACATCGAGCGCATTCGCGGGCTGCGCGAGCGGCTCGAGCAGGGCCTGCTGCGTGGCCTGCCCGGCACCCATCTGTATGGCGCGCAGACCGAGCGCCTGCCCAACACCGCCTGCCTGCGTTTTGCCGACCTCGCTGCCGAGCCCGTGCTCGCGCGGCTCGAGCGCGCCGGCGTGGTCGCCTCGTCCGGCGCCGCCTGCAGCGCCGGCGGCACGCAGCCCTCGCATGTGTTGCTGGCGATGGGCGAGAGCGCGGCGCAGGCCAAGTCCGGCGTGCGCTTCTCGCTCGGCCGCGAGACCTCTGCCGCCGACATCGACGCGGCGCTCGACGCCGTGCAGCACGCGCTGGTTCCCCTGCTCGACCCGCAGCCGCTGGCTGCCTGA
- a CDS encoding NAD(P)/FAD-dependent oxidoreductase — MSTVTLASPTEQATRWLDDFGRALARGDIDATLALFDPDCYWRDLVAFTWNIRTQEGPAAIRAMLQARLADTKPSNFALEGEATEADGITDAWFTFETGVARGRGHLRLKGGKAWTLLTTMTELKGHEEKKGEHRIKGAEHGVHPGRKSWAELREDEAKTLGTTEQPYVVIVGGGQGGIMLGARLRRLGVTAIIIEKNARPGDSWRNRYKSLCLHDPVWYDHLPYLPFPDDWPVFAPKDKIGDWLEMYTKVMELNYWGSTVCKKASFNEKTQEWEVQVERDGKPVTLRPKELVFALGVSGYPNVPKIPGAETFLGDQHHSSKHPGPEKYKGKKCVVLGSNNSAHDICAALWENGADVTMIQRSSTHIAPSESLMELALGGLYSEQAVKSGIDHHKADLIFASVPYKIMHGFHIPVYEEMKKRDADLYGRLEKAGFMLDFGDDGSGLFMKYLRRGSGYYIDVGASELVANGSVKLKSGVNIERINPKSVTLSDGTELPADLIVYATGYGSMNGWLADLISPEVADKVGKVWGLGSSTTKDPGPWEGELRNMWKPTQVPHLWFHGGNLHQSRHYSQFLSLQLKARQAGLKTSVYELAPAHHKR, encoded by the coding sequence ATGAGTACCGTGACCCTGGCCTCCCCCACCGAACAGGCCACGCGCTGGCTCGATGATTTCGGGCGCGCGCTGGCGCGCGGCGACATCGACGCCACGCTCGCGCTGTTCGACCCCGACTGCTACTGGCGCGACCTCGTCGCCTTCACCTGGAACATCCGCACGCAGGAAGGGCCGGCGGCCATCCGCGCGATGCTGCAGGCGCGGCTGGCGGACACGAAGCCTTCGAACTTCGCCCTCGAAGGCGAGGCCACCGAGGCCGACGGCATCACCGACGCCTGGTTCACGTTCGAGACCGGCGTGGCGCGCGGCCGCGGCCACCTGCGCCTGAAGGGCGGCAAGGCCTGGACGCTGCTGACCACGATGACCGAGCTGAAGGGCCACGAAGAGAAGAAGGGCGAGCACCGCATCAAGGGCGCCGAGCATGGCGTGCACCCGGGCCGCAAGAGCTGGGCCGAGTTGCGCGAGGACGAGGCGAAGACGCTGGGCACCACCGAGCAGCCGTATGTGGTGATCGTCGGCGGCGGGCAGGGCGGCATCATGCTCGGCGCGCGGCTGCGCCGCCTTGGCGTGACGGCCATCATCATCGAGAAGAACGCGCGGCCCGGCGACTCCTGGCGCAACCGCTACAAGAGCCTGTGCCTGCATGACCCGGTCTGGTACGACCACCTGCCCTACCTGCCCTTCCCGGACGACTGGCCGGTGTTCGCGCCCAAGGACAAGATCGGCGACTGGCTGGAGATGTACACCAAGGTCATGGAGCTCAATTACTGGGGCTCCACGGTCTGCAAGAAGGCCTCGTTCAACGAAAAGACGCAGGAGTGGGAGGTGCAGGTCGAGCGCGACGGCAAGCCCGTCACGCTGCGCCCGAAGGAGCTGGTGTTCGCGCTCGGCGTGTCGGGTTACCCGAACGTGCCGAAGATCCCCGGCGCCGAGACCTTCCTCGGTGACCAGCACCACTCGAGCAAGCACCCTGGCCCCGAGAAGTACAAGGGCAAGAAGTGCGTCGTGCTCGGCTCCAACAACTCGGCGCACGACATCTGCGCCGCGCTGTGGGAGAACGGTGCCGACGTGACAATGATCCAGCGCAGCTCGACGCACATCGCGCCGTCGGAATCGCTGATGGAGCTGGCATTGGGCGGCCTGTACTCGGAGCAGGCGGTGAAGAGCGGCATCGACCACCACAAGGCCGACCTGATCTTCGCCTCGGTGCCCTACAAGATCATGCACGGCTTCCACATCCCGGTGTACGAGGAGATGAAGAAGCGCGATGCCGATCTGTACGGCCGCCTCGAGAAGGCCGGCTTCATGCTCGACTTCGGCGACGATGGCTCGGGCCTGTTCATGAAGTACCTGCGCCGCGGCTCGGGCTACTACATCGACGTGGGTGCGTCCGAGCTGGTGGCCAACGGCAGCGTGAAGCTGAAGAGCGGCGTCAACATCGAGCGCATCAACCCGAAGTCCGTGACCTTGTCCGACGGCACCGAGCTGCCGGCCGACCTGATCGTCTACGCCACCGGCTACGGCTCGATGAACGGCTGGCTGGCCGACCTCATCTCGCCGGAGGTGGCCGACAAGGTCGGCAAGGTCTGGGGCCTGGGCTCGAGCACGACCAAGGACCCGGGCCCGTGGGAGGGCGAGCTGCGCAACATGTGGAAGCCCACGCAGGTGCCGCACCTGTGGTTCCACGGCGGCAACCTGCACCAGTCGCGCCACTACTCGCAGTTCCTGTCGCTGCAGCTGAAGGCGCGTCAGGCCGGCCTGAAGACGTCGGTCTACGAGCTCGCGCCGGCGCACCACAAGCGCTGA
- a CDS encoding cytochrome c5 family protein, whose product MSDSHDQDGPHEGPIKTPKQLILAVFFSFVVPIFAIILLVMYVTSDHRDAAGSDGLGAEAVARRIQPIGSIEVKDASDVASLKSGEQVFNAQCTACHTSGAAGAPKIGDTAAWEPRIKTGYETLLTSALKGKNAMGAQGGGDFSDLEIGRAVVYLANKGGAKFDEPKAPAAAASAAN is encoded by the coding sequence ATGAGCGACTCCCACGACCAAGACGGCCCGCACGAAGGCCCGATCAAGACGCCCAAGCAGTTGATCCTGGCGGTGTTCTTCTCCTTCGTCGTGCCGATCTTCGCGATCATCCTGCTGGTCATGTACGTGACCTCCGACCACCGCGACGCTGCCGGCAGCGACGGCCTGGGCGCCGAGGCGGTGGCCCGGCGCATCCAGCCGATCGGCAGCATCGAAGTCAAGGACGCTTCCGACGTGGCCTCGCTGAAGTCCGGTGAGCAGGTCTTCAACGCCCAATGCACCGCCTGCCACACCAGCGGCGCGGCCGGCGCCCCCAAGATCGGCGACACCGCCGCCTGGGAGCCGCGCATCAAGACCGGCTACGAGACGCTGCTGACGTCGGCGCTGAAGGGCAAGAACGCCATGGGCGCCCAGGGTGGCGGCGACTTCAGCGACCTGGAAATCGGCCGCGCGGTGGTCTACCTCGCCAACAAGGGCGGCGCCAAGTTCGACGAGCCCAAGGCGCCGGCCGCGGCCGCTTCCGCCGCGAACTGA
- a CDS encoding DegT/DnrJ/EryC1/StrS aminotransferase family protein, producing MPDDWLLLSEPDLSELESDLVQAALRAPRLSAGRMVERFEAGFARWVGRAHAVAVGSGTLGTWLALRALGIGPGDEVIASPYGWHQVAHAVTLCGARVVFADIDYWSGCLDPARAAAQVTPATRAILAGNVNGHPAAWAGLRELAEVRGLALIEDSTEAIGSVYRGRVVGSFGDLSVFDFSQPSALCCGEGGMVVTDDAALASELRYLRSRSIGDRRSVSVGSRVPIQASISEVTAALGVAQLTRIDEILARRKDVEASYLAQMLSFEGIKPPYVAQGVDSVHWMLYLVHLGKRFTASACAQIVEDLATECVETVMYCQPLHQQHHYMQQGWKRGALPLTERIADRALALPLHGGLEADHVKFIVETLKDSSINVGAGAAIY from the coding sequence CTGCCCGACGACTGGCTGCTGCTCTCCGAGCCGGACCTGAGCGAGCTCGAATCCGATCTCGTGCAGGCCGCCTTGCGCGCGCCGCGCCTGTCGGCCGGCCGCATGGTCGAGCGTTTCGAGGCCGGCTTCGCACGCTGGGTCGGCCGCGCGCACGCGGTGGCGGTGGGCAGCGGCACGCTGGGCACCTGGCTGGCGCTGCGCGCGCTGGGCATCGGGCCGGGCGACGAGGTGATCGCCTCGCCCTACGGCTGGCACCAGGTGGCGCATGCCGTCACGCTGTGCGGTGCGCGCGTGGTGTTCGCCGACATCGACTACTGGTCGGGCTGCCTCGACCCGGCGCGCGCCGCCGCGCAGGTCACGCCGGCCACGCGCGCCATCCTCGCCGGCAATGTCAACGGCCACCCGGCGGCGTGGGCCGGCCTGCGCGAGCTGGCGGAGGTGCGCGGCCTGGCGCTGATCGAAGACTCCACCGAGGCGATCGGCTCGGTCTACCGCGGCCGCGTGGTGGGCAGCTTCGGCGACCTGTCGGTGTTCGACTTCTCTCAGCCCTCGGCGCTGTGTTGCGGCGAGGGCGGCATGGTCGTCACCGACGACGCGGCACTCGCCTCGGAGCTGCGCTACCTGCGTTCGCGCTCGATCGGTGACCGCCGCTCGGTCTCGGTCGGCTCGCGCGTGCCGATCCAGGCGTCCATCAGCGAAGTCACCGCGGCGCTCGGCGTCGCGCAGCTCACGCGCATCGACGAGATCCTGGCGCGGCGCAAGGATGTCGAGGCGAGCTACCTCGCGCAGATGCTCAGCTTCGAGGGCATCAAGCCGCCCTATGTGGCACAGGGTGTCGACAGCGTGCACTGGATGCTCTACCTCGTGCACCTGGGCAAGCGCTTCACCGCCAGCGCATGCGCGCAGATCGTCGAGGACCTCGCCACCGAATGCGTCGAGACGGTGATGTACTGCCAGCCGCTGCACCAGCAGCACCACTACATGCAGCAAGGCTGGAAGCGCGGAGCGCTGCCGCTGACCGAGCGCATCGCCGACCGCGCGCTGGCGCTGCCACTGCACGGCGGCCTCGAAGCCGACCACGTCAAGTTCATCGTCGAGACGCTGAAGGACTCGTCCATCAACGTCGGCGCCGGTGCCGCGATCTACTGA
- a CDS encoding 4Fe4S-binding leucine-rich repeat protein yields the protein MQTADSNDIPAIDWHGAPITEATCANCEHAVLRARSACEPGRSCMRDVYARRIDRFFRSHPQLANAHLAEAYFEVRAIAARYADIFHLGALMRDPDETVRLQVALRVPQRQLLTLRDDPHREVRIRVAQRLAPAELASLARDADYQVRAIVARRAPEGLLTLLMHDTDLQVRQEVARRIPMPALWRLASDAAPEVRRIVAERLPVSLLDALAADADWTVRWEAAGRAQGAALERLLNDAEPEVRERARERLDAKEPVHA from the coding sequence ATGCAGACCGCCGACAGCAACGACATCCCGGCGATCGACTGGCACGGCGCGCCGATCACCGAGGCCACCTGCGCGAACTGCGAGCACGCCGTGCTGCGCGCACGCAGCGCCTGCGAGCCTGGCCGCAGCTGCATGCGCGACGTCTATGCGCGCCGCATCGACCGCTTCTTCCGCAGCCACCCGCAGCTCGCCAACGCGCACCTGGCCGAGGCCTACTTCGAGGTGCGGGCGATCGCGGCGCGTTATGCCGACATCTTCCACCTCGGTGCGCTGATGCGCGACCCCGACGAGACGGTGCGCCTGCAGGTCGCGCTGCGCGTACCGCAGCGGCAACTGCTCACGCTTCGCGACGACCCGCACCGCGAGGTGCGCATCCGCGTCGCCCAACGACTGGCCCCGGCCGAACTGGCCAGCCTGGCGCGCGACGCCGACTACCAAGTGCGTGCCATCGTCGCGCGCCGCGCTCCCGAAGGCCTGCTGACGCTGCTGATGCACGACACCGACCTGCAGGTGCGCCAGGAAGTGGCGCGCCGCATCCCGATGCCGGCGCTGTGGCGTTTGGCGTCCGACGCGGCGCCCGAAGTGCGGCGCATCGTCGCCGAGCGCCTGCCGGTGTCGCTGCTCGATGCGCTGGCCGCCGACGCCGACTGGACAGTGCGCTGGGAGGCCGCCGGCCGCGCCCAGGGCGCCGCGCTCGAGCGCCTGCTGAACGATGCCGAGCCCGAGGTGCGCGAACGCGCCCGCGAACGGCTCGATGCGAAGGAGCCCGTCCATGCCTGA